CCGGGGGCCTCCTCAAAAGGACGGACAACAACTGGGATCGCAACATAGAAGCGGGGCGGACCCGAAGGTCCGCCCCGCTGTCGCTTCATGCGGAACGTTCAAACGCTACAGTGGAAGAGGAACGAATAAGAACGTTCGAGCGTGGATGGCAAACGGAAGAAACGACCGCACCAGAAGGCCTAAAGCTTCTCGACGTCGGAAGCCTGGGGGCCCTTGCTGCCTTGGGTAACCTCGAAGGAAACCCGCTGACCCTCATCCAAGGTCTTGAAACCGTCGCCCTGGATGGCGCTGAAGTGGACAAAAACATCCTTGCCATCTTCAGTGGTGATGAACCCATACCCCTTCGTGGCGTTGAACCATTTTACCGTTCCGTTGGTCTTCAATACGTTGCCTCCCACAGGAAAAAATGATGTCGATGGCGCCTATCGACGTTTCTCACCATAAACCTTTCATTCCGCCCTGTCAAGACCGTTGGGGCAGATTCATGATGTGGCCTTCATATTTTTGTGGAACGCGCAATTTTCCAACGGAAAGGATGTTGACCTATCCTGACGTTCGTGATATGTTTTCATCGTCACTTTTGGTCAAAGAACAATCGGCTTAGGAGGTGGTCTCATGGACCTGCAGCGCTTGACCCAAAAATCTCAGGAAGCCTTGATGGATGCTCAAAACGAAGCCCTGCGAAGGGGACACCAGGGGACGGAACCGGAACACCTTCTCCTGGCCCTTCTCCTTCCGGAGCAAGGGCTCATCCCTCGACTGCTGGAAAGGGCCGGCGTGTCTGTGCCCGGCCTCCTGCAGGAGACGGAAAAGGACTTGGCCCGACGTCCTCGCGTTTCCGGAAGCGGTGTGGAGGCGGGGAAGATCTACCTTACCCCGCGGCTCTCCAAACTTCTCGTGGAAGCGGAGGACGAAGCAAAACGGATGAAGGACGACTACGTATCCGTGGAGCACCTCTTTCTGCGCCTTTTGGAGGAAGGGGACAGCACGGGGGCGGGACACATCCTTCGCACCTTCCGGGTGGACCGGGATCGGTTTCTGGCAGCCCTGGCGGAGGTTCGGGGCAACCAGAGAGTTACGGGCTCCACTCCCGAGGAGACCTATGACGCTCTGGAGAAGTACGGACAGGATCTGGTGCGCCTGGCCCGGGAAAACCGCTTGGATCCCGTGATCGGACGGGACGAGGAGATTCGAAGGGTGATCCGCATCCTCAGCCGGAAGACAAAGAACAACCCCGTGCTCATCGGGGAACCGGGAGTGGGGAAGACGGCCATCGTGGAAGGACTGGCGCAGCGAATCCTGAAGGGGGACGTGCCCGAGGGCCTGAAGGATCGCACCTTGGTGGCCTTGGACATGGGAGCGCTGCTGGCCGGGGCCAAATACCGGGGAGAGTTCGAGGAACGCCTCAAGGCGGTCCTGGGAGAGGTGAAACGCAGCGAAGGCCGAGTGTTGTTGTTCATCGACGAACTCCACACCATCGTGGGAACGGGCAAGGCGGAGGGAGCCCTGGACGCGGGCAACATGCTCAAGCCCATGCTGGCGCGGGGCGAGCTGCACTGCATCGGGGCCACCACCCTGGAGGAGTACCGCACCCACATCGAGAAGGACGCCGCCCTGGAACGGCGCTTCCAACCCGTTCTCGTGGAGCCGCCGGATGTGGAGGACACGGTGTCCATCCTTCGAGGACTGAAGGACCGCTTCCAGGTGCACCACGGGGTGCGGATTCAGGACAACGCCTTGGTGGCGGCAGCGGTGCTTTCCCAACGGTACATCTCCGACCGCTTCCTCCCCGACAAGGCCATCGATCTGGTGGACGAAGCCTGCGCCCAGATCCGCACGGAAATCGACAGCATGCCTGCAGAACTGGACGCGGCGCTGCGCCGGGTCATGCAGCTGGAGATCGAGGAGGCGGCCCTGGGGAAGGAGAGTGACAAGGCCAGCAGGGAGCGGCTCGGCCAGATCCGGCGGGAACTGGCGGACCAGAGGAGCGTGGCCGACGAGCTTCAGGCTCAGTACGAACGGGAAAAGCAGGCCATCGCCGAAGTGCGGGCACTCCGAAAGGAAATCGAGGAGACCCGGCGACGGATCGAACAGGCCGAACGGGTCTATGACCTGAACCTGGCCGCCCAGCTGCGACACGGAGAACTCCCGGAGCTGGAGAAGAAGCTGCGGGAAAAGGAGGATCTCCCAGGCCGCTCGGCAGGGGGAAGCCGCCTGCTCCGGGAGGAGGTAACGGAAGAGGAGATCGCCGGCATCGTGAGCCGTTGGACGGGCATC
The sequence above is drawn from the Aminomonas paucivorans DSM 12260 genome and encodes:
- the clpB gene encoding ATP-dependent chaperone ClpB; the encoded protein is MDLQRLTQKSQEALMDAQNEALRRGHQGTEPEHLLLALLLPEQGLIPRLLERAGVSVPGLLQETEKDLARRPRVSGSGVEAGKIYLTPRLSKLLVEAEDEAKRMKDDYVSVEHLFLRLLEEGDSTGAGHILRTFRVDRDRFLAALAEVRGNQRVTGSTPEETYDALEKYGQDLVRLARENRLDPVIGRDEEIRRVIRILSRKTKNNPVLIGEPGVGKTAIVEGLAQRILKGDVPEGLKDRTLVALDMGALLAGAKYRGEFEERLKAVLGEVKRSEGRVLLFIDELHTIVGTGKAEGALDAGNMLKPMLARGELHCIGATTLEEYRTHIEKDAALERRFQPVLVEPPDVEDTVSILRGLKDRFQVHHGVRIQDNALVAAAVLSQRYISDRFLPDKAIDLVDEACAQIRTEIDSMPAELDAALRRVMQLEIEEAALGKESDKASRERLGQIRRELADQRSVADELQAQYEREKQAIAEVRALRKEIEETRRRIEQAERVYDLNLAAQLRHGELPELEKKLREKEDLPGRSAGGSRLLREEVTEEEIAGIVSRWTGIPVSRLEEGEREKLLRLEEILHQRVVGQDEAVRLVTDAVLRARSGLKDPRRPIGSFLFLGPTGVGKTELARTLAQALFDSEENLVRLDMSEYMEKHSVSRLFGAPPGYVGYDEGGQLTEAVRRRPYSVLLFDEIEKAHPDVFNALLQILDDGRATDSHGRTVDFKNTVVILTSNIGAPFLSSGGVSPEGEIRPEARDRVLGALKEHFRPEFLNRLDDIVLFKPLQVGEIVRIVSLLADQLRSRLADRSICLEITPQAQEQIARDGYDPVYGARPLKRTLQRLLETPIAKALLRGELREGGTVVVETQGRELVLRYVDPV
- a CDS encoding cold-shock protein gives rise to the protein MKTNGTVKWFNATKGYGFITTEDGKDVFVHFSAIQGDGFKTLDEGQRVSFEVTQGSKGPQASDVEKL